atgtggtgtgtggaACATCTGGGTAgcctagtggttgagtgtctgccttcagctcagggcatgatcctgggtccaaggatcaagtcctgcatcaggctccctgtagggaacctgcttctccctctgcctgtgtctctgcctctctctgtgtgtctctcataaacgaaatcttaaaaaaaaaaaaaaaaaagtgcagtatatatacacaatggaatattactcaccataaaaaagaatgagatcttgctgcTTCCAACAACACAGATGggcctagagagtattatacccGGTGAAATCAgggacaaataccacatgatttcacttatatgtgtaatctaagaaaagaaatgaaccaacagcaacaacacaaaaatagactcatcagtacaaagaacaaactgatgggtgGCCAGAGGGGAGGGTGTAGGAAATGGGAGAAATAGTTGAAGGAGACTAGGAGGGACaaacttctggttataaaataagtaaatcatggaTATGGGGAAAAAGTGTCTTATTTCAATATAAAGTCTCATTTGAAATTCTTGATCATAAACAGTAACATTTATCAACAGAACCAAAAAGGTGATCCaatacaacattttatttatttttttaaagatttttatttattcatgagagacacgggggaggtgggcagagggagaagcaggctccatgcagggagcccgaacgggactccaccccaggtgcccaggatcaagccctggactgaagagggcgctaaactgctgagccacctgggctgcccctactACTATATTTTAAAAGCGAAGAGCCTCTCATGTAGAAAGTAAATGTTCAGATATGACATACTAAAGTTAATGAGTTGGAAGTGAgaatttatgtacattttaagaaaaatgcaaaccagATAGCATTTTAATTCTAATCGATTCCTCATTTTACATAGCTGTCTCTTAATGTAGATAGTGTTctttaaagtcatttaaatagggatccctgggtggcgcagcggtttggcgcctgcctttggcccagggcgcgatcctggagacccgggatcgaatcccacgtcgggctcccggtgcatggagcctgcttctccctctgcctgagtctctgcctctctctctctctctctctgtgactatcataaataaataaaaattaaaaaaaaaaaaaagaaaaaaaaataaagtcatttaaataCAAAACACTGATATTCCTTACTGTATTTTAATAGTAATTTGttatgttttactttaaaattaataaatcatgttgctgtaaatgtaaagatatgaaagaaaaaacaagttttgGATGGAATATAGATGGTAGAATATTCTCAAACTGATAATGGGAGTGTATCAGTGCCGCCCTTTTCATTAGAGACTATCATTTTGCTCTCCATTGTTAAGCATGCGCAATTACCTGTCTAGGCAGAGAACCTAGAGGAACTGAATGAACTCTGGGCTCAGGAAGAGAAATCTCATTGCCCCTGAGATGACCAAGGAATAGAGTGTGTATATGAAGACAGTGGAATGCTATATAGCTGTTaacttttggaaaagaaaagaaacaagttgCAAAAAGTTGTATAGGATCATTTACatctgggaagaaggaaaaggaatgcTGAGGAAGGGTTAACTCcgtttctgaaagaaaaaaaataactgacattAAGGTGGcagtgttgggcagcccaggtgactccctgccactccctgtttctccctctgcctatgtctctgcctctctctgtgtgcctctcatgaataaataaataaaatatattttttaaaagtggcatTGTTAATATTTGTCACATTGGAGTGTGGGTAAATACATATAGGGGATGTGCTTTGAATgtagaaaataaactatttcaattaaaatgttaaaaattttaaaagatcacagCCATAGGACTGTACATTTCTAGGtgtgaaaataaattaatctttgaaagttgctgagaatagggcagccccagtggctcagcggtttagcgccaccttcagcccaggacatgatcctggagacccgggatcaagtcccacgtcgggctccctgcatggagcctgcttctccctctgcctgtgtctctgcccctttctctctgtgtctctcatgaatgaataaataaataaaatcttaaaaaaaaaaaaaagttgctaagaaTAACTGCtagtttttcaacttttttttttaagatttgtttatttatgatagagagagaggcagagacacaggaggagggagaagcaggctccatgtcgggagcccgacacgggactcgatcccgggactccaggatcgcgccctgggccaaaggcaggcgctaaaccgctgagccacccagggatccccagtttttcaactttttaagcCTTACTTCGTCTTCTCTGTATACCCCAATTCCAAATACCCATTTGGTTCCACCAGGAGTCATAGAGTTCTTATGTTACTCTCCTCTTGGGATTCTTCTGTCCTAAACAAGCAATCAGAAACACAGAAGAGACTCTGAGGTCCTTAAAATTGTGGAAAATTGGCAgcaatgtgtttatatttttattcttctaaagatttttatttatttatgagaagagagagagtgcatgcacttGCACACACATGAGCAGTAGGGGCATAggaagaagccgactccctgatgagtggggagcccattgtggggctcaatcccaggactccaggatcatgacctgagccaaaggcagatatttaacagactgagccacctagccacCCCAGcaatatgtttttagaaaacaagaatgaaattgTTTGCTGAATTTATTGGGCAGCAGTAAAGGTGTGAGCTGCTGTCAGAAAGTACCATGGTAGTCCACACAGAGAGGAGTAGGAGTGATGGGGGAGAGCAGAGAGTGACATGTGGTATTAAGATTTCagctccaggggatccctgggtagcgcagcagtttagcgcctgcctttggcccagggcgcgatcctggagaccggggatcgaatcccacatcgggctcctggttaatggagcctgcttctccctctgcctgtgtctctgcctctctctctctctctctcactctctctctctgtgtgtgtgtgactatcataaataaaaattaaaaaaaaaaaaaaaagatttcagctccataggggtgcctgggtggctcagtggttgagcgcctgccttaggctcagggcatgatcctggagtcctagaattgagtcccacatcagactccctacatggagcctgcttctccctctgcctgtgtctttgcctttctctgtgtgtgtcatgagtaaataaataaataaataaaatcttaaaaaaaaaaaaaaagctgaagctCCAtaacctcccccccaccccagcattaGACACCTAGAATAACAAATGAGGTAATGAAGATGGTCTCTGTGTGGAGGGTGCCAGGTCTTGAGGTGTGGGTATTGGCTTTGGCTTTACTTAACCAAATGTTTACATAATAGTGTTACttctctaatagaaaaaaaaattttttttaatttctacaagCCTAGACTTAAGTTCTGGTTTTAAATCTTTCCTACTGTCCCTTTATAGGAGtaattttctgtttctacttTCCTTATTGTATGACCATGCTCTTGAGTCCCACTCCATCTTAGTCTCCCTCTTGTGAGagatgtttgttttttcagtgcGAAACACACATTTGCTATAGGACATTGGGAAACCAGAAAAGCACACAAGCAGATAGCACCAGCAGTCTATCTACTGGTTATTCACTGGCAACAGAGATTGTATTTGGTCTACATGTGTGTACTCAGCTTGTTGCGTTGAAGGTTGCATTTAGTTCCCCATCCTGATAAGagaaatttgctttgtttttatggtCTTAACCCTTATGTTGAAGTCATTTTCACTTCCTTCTGGTTCTGAGTGGTTCCTACTTTTACCAGTGGGCTGAGCACTTCTCTGCCATACACAGACATTTATGACAGCTTCCTACCTCTACTCTGCAGTCAGGCTGACCTCCCATGGCTGCTGGGGCACGTCCTATTTTAGAAGGGTTCTTCCCAGAGTGAAGTGCGTGTAGATAGTGTATATAGTAGTTGGGGTTTCCTGGGAATGGAGTGGGCTGCcaaggtcaggctccctgcttccagAGCTATGGCCAAGAGTTCTGTCAGCCCTGTCGTCATTAATGACTGTGGAGGACCATGTGCACTGAACGAAAAGTCTGAGGTGGGCTTCTCAGAGCTGTTGTCCTCATAGGAGTAATGCTTGGGCTCTCGGGGAAAACTTAAGTGTGTCCTTGCCTAGCACTGACGTCAGTAACCATAGTAGCCCCCTCCACCATGCTGCTGACCTGAGCTGTCCTTGGCCAGTCTGTGGGCCAATATTAGTatgtgcacaagcaaggggagcatcaggcagagggagaagaagaagcagactccctgctgcacaaggagcccaatgcaggcctctatcccaggaccctggttcatgacctgagccgaaggcagactcttaaccaactgagccacccaggcgtccctttaggGGATTCTAATGTTTCCAGCCCTCCAGTTAGTATTTAAGTTCTGGCTCTGCTCCTATTTGCTGCGATGTCATTTGAGCCGGTCCCCAAGAGTAAACCAACTGCCTGAGTTTACACATTGTTTTAGGACTCTTTCAGAGGATATTTTGGGAGATGTTACCAGATTTAGTAGAACATCATGAGCTTTGATTACCTTGGTGTAGTATTAAGAAAATGTGAATCCCGCATTACTGCCCTCTCCTGTGTTATATTTCCCTTgtgcaatttttttaagattttatttatttattcatgagagaaaaaggcagagacaccggcacggcagagggagaagcaggctccatgcagggagcccgatgtgggactccatcctggaactccaggatcacaccctaagccaaaggcagatgctcaaccgctgagctacccagccaAGCATCCCATGCATATTATTCTAATCATAACCTCATCTTCTGTGATATTCTTGCTACCTGAACTGGAAGCTCAATCTGTGTATGGCCTAGGGACACCGGACAGGTTCCGCAAGTGTTCTGGATCACTTGGAGGGAGGCAGGACTGACCACCTGAGAATGGCTTCACAGAGGAACTCAACCACCCTTCTGCAAAATCTGGTTCTGTAGACAACACGATAGTGGCCCAGTCCACACCCCATTTTGGTTCAAACCCTGGGTCTTTGGGGTGATTGGCTGGTGAGTTGGACTTAAAGTTGGCATTTATTTGGGTTATAAGGGGTGGTCCAAGTTTTTGTGTTGTTCTGAAGCTAAGTGGCTTCCCTGCAAACAGTGAATCCAGCAGTTGAAGACCCTGGCCAGCTAGAAATGATGGTGTGCTACTTCTGAGCAGACGCTTTTTAAAACCAGGTGACTTGTTGGAGCGTGTGGGACCATTCCTTGGAACACTCACCATCTCTCAGGTTGACCAGGGTGGCCTTGTTAGGGATGTAGAGCAATGAGGAAATCATCCTTGCTCTTGAACCTTAGCAGGCAGTGAAGGATAGGAAGTTTTTGAGCTGTTGAGTAGTGGTACCTGGTGTTCTTTTGATTAAAAGCTGGCTTTCTCCTCTATTCTAAAGTATGTTCTTATCTttcccttcatctctctctgtcaggggtttttgcttttttttttttattgagttatgaCATAAATAAAacgttgatttttttaaagataactttatATGCAGTAAAATATGtagatttaaatgtatatttcagTGAGTGATCACCTCCCTGTATTTCCATCACTCCCAGAAAGTTCCTAGAGTACTAGATCTTAAGTTTTCATCCTGAACGTTACATAAATATCTATTCGTGTGACCACCACCCATGTCAAGATAAAAAGGTTTTGTAACAGAGTTCAGACTCAGTGTTAGCCCTTGCAGAACATgtactcacacatgctctctctcccggGCTGTTTGGGATACTCTGGTGCTGTACTCTGCTTCCTGAATTCTGAAATCTGACTTTGCTTATCTCGGAGTGGCTGCATGATGCAGCTCGTTTCCTCTGATGCCCCTCACTCCTAGTGCTGTGCCCCTGAAGGGATAATGTTTTTGTCTCTCGCAGATCTGGGACACAGCAGGCCAGGAACGGTTCCAGTCCCTTGGTGTGGCCTTCTACAGAGGTGCAGACTGCTGCGTTCTGGTATTTGACGTTACTGCCCCCAACACATTCAAAACCCTCGATAGCTGGAGAGATGAGTTTCTCATCCAGGCCAGTCCCCGGGATCCTGAAAACTTCCCTTTCGTTGTGTTGGGAAACAAGATTGACCTCGAAAACAGACAAGTAAGTGCTAAAGATAGTGGGAATCCTAAATGTGGAGGCTCATGAATCTACCCTCATTAGGGTCTTCTTTTAAAAGTGGCAGCTAAGTTTCAGATGACAGGTactgtttttagttttgattgGTAAAAACCCATGTGGCTTAAGGAGACCAGCATccagtatctgtgtgtgtgtgtgtgtgtgtgtgtgtgtgtgtgtgtgtgtgtgtgagagagagagagagagagagagagaaagaccccaccatgggggagagaaggagggatgaCTTAACTAGTTTCCTGCCCAGCCTTGGAATCAGGCCTTGCTTCCTAATCTACTAAAGGCATACTGTTTTTGCTGGGGGAAAACAGAGACCATGAAAGTCTGCAAGGGTACAAAGTAGCAAATCCATTTTGTGGAGTTGCCCATACTAGCCATTGTTTTGGTCCTGCTGAAATAATTTGACTTGAGGCTGGTTGCAATCTGCATTTTGGTCTTTTGGATTTAAAGGCAAACTTGCATTTAAAACCtggctcaaaaaaaaacaaaaaaaaaaaaacaaaaacaaaaaacctggctCATGCACTTTTAATCTGGGAATATTTCTTGGAGTCTCAGTCTTGACTTACATGACAAGAATACTCAATGACAAGAATACAAATGACAAGAATCAGATGACTATACCCAAGAGCCCTGGCACCTAGGAGCAGCTTGGGAAATGGTGACTTTCTAGTTGACCGTTGCTGTTTTCCTCCCCTCTGAGGGACACTGACTTCTGAGTGACTTGTGGTTTCGTGGGTTCTGTGTGAAGTCCAGAAGGGCTCTAGAAAGGTACCTGTGGGAATATGAACTACCTTCCGGCCAGCTGCCTTTGAGGGCAGGGGCCCAGAAGATCTGGTTTAAATCCCTATGCTTTCTCTGCCTGGCTATGACTTTGGGCCATTGCCTttgccctctgagcctcagttctccTTCTGCATTTGAAGGAATTAGATTTTGTCATTCTTGAGTGCTCTCCTGCCCCTCAGGGGCCTGCCTGGATCTCCATGTGTGCAGAAGATTGCACTCTGGGCTCTGAGCAAAATTGCTCTGGTTTACtttgaaataacatttttcttgggagcatagactcttaattatagcTTGGTTTATTTCTGGCCAttgatctctttttctgcctttcctaGGTGATGGTCTTCTCGTGCctgaaaatgaactaggggtgggggaaggaattAGGGTAGGAGAGGTAGGGGGACAGTGAGAGCTGCAGAATTCTTTGGCAAGAGGGTGTGGTACAGGTGGTGTAATACTAGCAGTAATGAGGAAGATCTGCAAACCTTAAGACCAAGCTGCCGGGCATTTCCTGGGTTGGGACCTCTGAGGTCCCAAGAGAAACGATTCACTACTTCTCAGGCTGCTTATTCCTTTCACCGTTGTCTGTAAGTGTAGCTAGGGGTCAGAAACTATGGATTGTAGAGTGGGCTTGGGTTTGAGGCCCAGCTGTATCACACAGAGCTAGCAACATGACCATGGACAGGTCTGCAGCTCCCTTCCTCCAACCCTGCACACCCTCATCCCAAGTTTGCTCCCTCCCCTGTGCTACCTGTATAGCCTCGGTACTGTGACCTTTCCTAGAGAAGGTACAGTCCATGCTCTCTGCTTCTGTTAAGAGCATACGTACATCTTGCTTCCTCTTCCAGGTGGCCACAAAGCGGGCACAGGCCTGGTGCTACAGCAAAAACAACATTCCCTACTTCGAGACCAGTGCCAAGGAGGCCATCAATGTGGAGCAGGCGTTCCAGACGATTGCAAGGAATGCACTTAAACAGGTGGGTCTCTGGCAGCTGTCTGGCTCCCTCTGGTGACTGACCATCAACCCAGCCCCATGCCTGGCTTTCCTGTCCTTAATCTTTCTTAGTGCTTTTTCCTGTGTAGCCAGAAGAACCCGTGTTGTTTATCTGGGAAGGTAATGAGACGTTCTGCTAAAGCTTCTATAGAAACCCTACTTGTTTGTGAATAATCTATCCAATGCAGAGGCAACAAAGGCAGGCTGAAGCCACCATTATTTGGGTATGTTCTTTATTCTTCAGGAGGCCCTTGGTCTGGTGGTTCCTTCTACCAAAGGAGGGGATAAACTTGAATTCAAATCCCAGGTCTGCTACCCATCATTAcgtatgtttttttgtttttgttttttgtttttttgttctgttttgttttgttttaatcatctCTGCTTCCATCCCCTCATCTGTCAAATATGAATACTGGCTTTGCAGAGTGGTTGTGAAGATGGAATGAGATGGGCTCACTCTTGGTGTTCTCATAACTGGTTCTGTTTGATCACCAGAAGGAAAGCTTAACCAGAAGTTCTAGGAATTGCATTCCTTGagtgagattttctttcttatttatgttGTTTACTCAGCTGTTCCCACAAGAGACCGTTACCTCTTGTTGGCATGAGGGAGTTGAAAGCTCTCTTGATTCAACAGCTCTTTTGGGGCCAGTGCATTAGGGCAGATCATGAGGCACCATCAGTCATCTGTGGTGGTCAGACTTGGGGAGTGGGTGAGGGTCAGAGGTGAGGTGCACGCCAGAAGGCGCGGCAAACAGGTAGGAAGCATGTGTTAGCTGTAAAGGGCACAACAGGTTTTGCCAGATCTAGGAAACTGGGATTATAGAAAGCAGCAGTTCTTAGCAGAACAGGGCATCTGAACCTGTGGGAAAGGAAGTAACTGGATTGGGTTGTTCCAAGAGCTGGAGGCTGCACCGCGTGTCCCCTGATGAAAGGAATCAAGCCTCCCGAAATGCTGGGAGCCCCCACTGAGCAACACTGATAGCAGGATGCAGGTCTGAGGCCTTTGCTTCCCCCGTCCCCCTTCTTTTAACCCACCTTCACACTTAGGTCAGTAACCCAATGTGCTTTTCCTAATTCTCCCACCCTTGCATGCAGATCTAAACAGGCATGGGGAGTTGTTTCTACAAGCTCCCTTTGACTAGAACCACTGTCAGTTCTTCTCTCTGAATAGTGCTGTCCCTGTAGTCTGATTATAGTGCTTTTTTGTTCCTACCTGCTAGCTCTCGGGACTAAGATGATTAGATTGAAAGGtatgtgtgcttttaaaaaatggtaccaGATCTACTTTCCTCGAGGGCAGTAGTACATCAGTCCTTCCTCTTACCCACTCACCAGCAGGTGGCCAGCACCACCTGTAACTCTGCTGCCAATCTGTGGGTTCCCTCTGCTACACACCACCACCAGTACATGACACTGGCCCAGGCACCCATCGCTTCCCATGAGCGTTCCCTGAATGAGAATTAACTTTACCTGTGTTGCAAGTGACATTTCCACCTCCGCTGTATCCCTGAgccatagaaaaaaaaagtaatttttgttaGATAGGTGTGTCATTTTAAATGTGTAGGTTTCCTCTGTCTAGATTATTTATTGTCTAATTCAGTTAGAATTCGTTTTGGCTTTATGGCAGGAAATAGCTACTCACCTTTTTCTTTCAGAGGGATAGCCAGTTTTGAAATATGAGTAGCAAATTGTTAAATAAACCACTTTACCCAGTGGATTGAAGCATTACAATTGAGATTGCGCATTACTGCAAACTCAGTGGCAAAACAGCAGGCTTTTATCTTCTCTCAGGTTCAGAGACCAGAGGTTTATAACTAAGGTGCCAGCAAATTCCGTTTCTGCTAAGGGCTCTCTTCCCCCACTTGCAGACTGCCgtctttctccctgtgtcctcaggtGTGTGGCTTTTCCTCTGTGCTCGCAGAGAGCGAGCTAGAGCAAGTGAGAAACCACCACTCTCTGGTGTCTTCTCAAAGGACACACTGATCCTCTCGGATCAGGGCCCCACCTCTGTGACCCCATTTAACCATAAATACTTTCTAATCCTAATACTAGCACCCtgaggattaggatttcaacataagaGTTTTGGAAACATACAAGCAGTCCATGACAGCTGTTATATTTTAGATCCTGTGTGATACCCTTCAATAAAACTATCATTTTTCAGATCCTTTGCCTTTCATATTAAATATACTCATAGGTGTTaattggaatgtaaaatggtgcacccactttggaaaacagtgtggcagttcctcaaaaagttaaacataaagcattatcatatgacccagcaatactACTCCTAGGTATAGGCCAGGAGAAACAAAATCTTATCCACATGAAatcttgtacatgaatattcataatggccaaaaagcagaaacaaacgtTCATCAAATGAAGTGTCCAAAATAGacaaatctggggatccctgggtagcgcaatggtttagcgcctgcctttggcccagggcgtgatcctggagacctgggatcgaatcccatatcgggctcctggtgcatggagcctgcttctccctctgcctatgtctctgcgcctctctctctctctctctctgtgtgtgtgactatcataaataaattaaaaaaaaaatcaaaatagacaAATCTCTTAAGACAGAAAATAGGATGTCTGGTCACCAAAGCCTGGGGCTGTCTGGTTGGAGTGGGGGATGACTACTCATGGGTGCAGGGTTTCCGTGTGAGGTAAAGAATCTGTGGAATTAAGGGTGATAGTTGCCCAACTTTGTGAATGCACTAAAAACCAAACCACTGAATCATATGCACTGTGGTAGATCTCagtaaacctttttaaaaaatttttttaatgtgtattccTAGAGGTTTTTACTTTTATAGCTATTATGAATGGAATGATTTTCCCCCAGagaatttttaatgaatagaaaCATTCCTGCTTTATCTCCTTATCCTAGACAGTTCCTGACACATAGGTGCTCAGTGGTCAAGTGACACATTGTTTTCCTTCCTACACCAGGAAGTAAAAGCTGCTCCTCACTGGACACATTTTAATTCAGCAAAAAGTCACACTAAGCTGACCATGGTCCATCTCCTATGACCTCTCACCATCTCCAGTTGGTGATAAAATTCATCCATAGCTGGTTCCTTAGCATGCAGCACTTAGAGGCAAAAACCTTCCTAAacctttggaagaaaaaaaaaaaacagaccatcGGTCCAGAAAAATGAGTGGCAACCAGGGAGCTAGAAGGATGTTTGGGGACTGAGGAGGCAGGTAGCACTCCTGTTCCAGCCCACTCTTGCCTTGGGGAAGTGCTAAGGGCTGCCACATTCTAGCCCGTGTTGAAGTCTGACTTCTGGAGTGTTGGCAATGATCCGATACGGAGACCAGAGAGCATCTGTGGGGCTGGCTTTGGTCCCTACGCCACCAGATTGCCATCATGCTGGAAGCGTGAGTCAGCTCTGTCCCGACTGCTCAAAGTGTGGATTGCTGCTCTTCCTGCTTAGTTTCTCTCTTCATGCTGTCCCAGGGTTATCACAGAACCTGCCGAGCCCTCCCTTCACTGCCACATGCAGTAACCCGTGGGAGAGCACCACTAAGGGCCACCGCTGGGCTTGGAGGGCGCCCAGTACCCTGAGTAACaggcctctctttctccctgcccaGGAAACAGAGGTGGAGCTGTACAATGAATTCCCTGAACCCATCAAACTGGACAAGAACGACCGGGCCAAGACCTCAGCGGAAAGCTGCAGTTGCTGAAGGGGCAGTGAGAGCAGAGCACAGAGTCCTTCACAAACAAAGAACACACTTAGGCCTTCCAACACGAGCCCCCTCTCCTCTTCCAAACAAAACATAAAGTCATCTCTCGAATCCAGCTGCCAAAAGACCCTACCAAACACATTCACcctgacacacacatacacacacatacaggcccctgacacaagcagactccagcCCAGGCCTGCGATGACGCCGTTGGGGTCTGCCCACCACCGCATCAGCCCTCGTGTGGCCACAGGACAGGCAAGCTGTAGAAATCATTCTGGTGTGGAGTCGGCATCGGAAGTTTAGTCTTTTTGTCCACTGGGGAGAGAGAACTGTTTACAGTTAATCTGTGTCTAATTagttatctgatttttttaacgGTCTTGTGGTCTTTTTACCCCCtatcctgcccccccccccccgccccctgtgaAGGCTACCACTTGGGAAGGCTGGTGCCCCGTGCTTCATTACAGGCTCACACCCAGTCTGATCAGACTGAGTTTTGTATGTATCTGTTAATGCTTGTTACTTTTAACTAATCAGATCTTTTTACAGTATCCATTTATTATGTAATGCTTCTTAGAAAAGAATCTTATAGTACATGTTAATATATGCaaccaattaaaaatgtataaattagtGTAAGAAATTCTTGGATTATGTGTTTAAGTCCTGTAATGCAGGCGTGTAAGGTGGAGGGTTGAACCCTGTCTGGATTGCAGAGTATTAGCAACTCAGAATTCAGAAATCCAGCTAGAGGCAGTATTCTGTACAGTAGACACAAGAATTATGTACGCCTTTTATCAAAGACTTAAGAGCCAAAAAGCTTTTCATCTCTCCAGGGGGAAAACTGCCTAGTTCCCTTCTGTGTCTAAATTTTCCAAAAGGTTGATTTGCATAATACAGTGGTGTGTGCAATGGATAAATGGCTGTcgtttcagaaattaaaattcttttttttctttctctcccccttccccccagctcCACACTTCAAAACTCCCCTATTAGGTCAGCATCCTACTGataagagggaaaggaaaatcCAAATCTGTCCTAGTGATTTTACCTTTGTTCTAGAAGGCGCTCCTTTCAGGGTTGTGGTATCCTTAGGTTAGCaaacctttttctccttttccccactGCCTCCCAGTACTGTCCACTCTTGATTAACCTGTTTCTTTGGTATGGAACCCTGACAGTCCTGCCCCTTCCCTAGGATCTGCCCCTGCATTGTAGCTTGCTTAACGGAGCACTTCCCCTTTTTCCAAAGGTCTACATTCTAGGGTGTGGGCCAAGTTCTTCTGTAAAGAGATGAACAGTGATGCCAATAAAATGTAACAAGAACAAAGATCATCTGCCTTTGCcctgtc
The nucleotide sequence above comes from Canis aureus isolate CA01 chromosome 19, VMU_Caureus_v.1.0, whole genome shotgun sequence. Encoded proteins:
- the RAB7A gene encoding ras-related protein Rab-7a is translated as MTSRKKVLLKVIILGDSGVGKTSLMNQYVNKKFSNQYKATIGADFLTKEVMVDDRLVTMQIWDTAGQERFQSLGVAFYRGADCCVLVFDVTAPNTFKTLDSWRDEFLIQASPRDPENFPFVVLGNKIDLENRQVATKRAQAWCYSKNNIPYFETSAKEAINVEQAFQTIARNALKQETEVELYNEFPEPIKLDKNDRAKTSAESCSC